The following DNA comes from Alienimonas californiensis.
CTCCGCTCCGTCCTCGCCGCCGCCGGGCCGGCCCTCGCCCTCGTCGGGATCGTGGCCGGGTTCGCGTTCTTCGACTGGCAGCAGGACGGCGAGTCGACCTTCCTCACGCTGCGCAACCTGCGGGTGGCGATCGGCGACGCCCTGCCGGTCGCGGTCGCGGCGTTGGGGATGACCGTCATCATCGCCGCCGGCGGCATCGACCTCTCCGCCGGGACCATGCTGGCCCTGTGCGCCGTCGTGCTGGCGGCCGCGTTGAAGGCGGGCTGCTCCGCGGGCACGGCGGCGCTGCTGGCGGTCGCCTGCGGGGCGGCCTGCGGGGCGTTGAACGGCGTGCTGATCGCCTCGCTGGGGGTGGTGCCGTTCGTCGTCACGCTCGGCACGCTGGGGGCCTTCGAGGGGGCGGCGAAGATCGTCGCCGACGAAACCACCGTCCGCCCGGGACGCGACGCCATCCCTGACTGGCTCGGCCGGCTCACCTCCATTCAGGGCGACTCGCTGGTCCTCGGACTGCCCCCCGGGGCGTGGGTCCTGCTGGTCCTAGCCCTCGCGGTCGCGGCCGTGTTGCGGCTGACGGTGTTCGGCCGGCACCTGTATGCGGTCGGGTCGAACGAGAAGACCGCCCGGCTGTGCGGGGTCTCCGTGGGTTGGACGAAGGTGGCGGTGTACGCCCTCGGCGGGCTGCTGACCGGGGCCGCGGGGGTGATGCAGTTCGCCCAACTGAACGCCGGCAACCCCACCAGCGGGCTGGGGATGGAACTGAAGATCATCGCCGCGGTGGTGATCGGCGGCGGCTCGCTGGCCGGCGGCCGCGGCGGGGCGTTCGGCACGCTGACGGGGGTGGCGATCGTCTCCGCGATTGAGAGCGGCGGCTTTCAACTCGGCTGGAGCAACCCGGTTCAACAGATCGCCCTGGGGGCGATCATCGTCGCCGCCGTCGCCGCCGACCGGGCCCGAGCCCGGTCTGGGGGATAACCCGGGACGGGGTTGGAAACGACGACGTGCGGCCGCAGCGGGCGGACTGCGGTTCGGCCTCTGCTAAACTGGCCGCATGCAAACTCCCGATCTCGCCCAGGACGCCCCGCATTCCGCCGCCGCTCTGTGGGCGCGGGTGGACGCGCTGGCGGAGCGGCAGATCGAAGCCCGCCGGCATCTGCACCAGTCGCCGGAGGCCAGCGGCGAGGAATGGGGCACCACGGCGTTCGTCGCCGATACGCTGACCGAGGCCGGCCTCTCCCCCCGCACCTTCAACGACGTGCCGGGCGCCATCTGCGACGTGGACCTGGGCGAACTCCCGCCGGACGCCCTGCGGGTGGCGATCCGCGGGGATATGGACGCCCTGCAGATCTGCGAGGAAGCGGACGTTCCTTACGCCAGCGA
Coding sequences within:
- a CDS encoding ABC transporter permease produces the protein MTTASLRSVLAAAGPALALVGIVAGFAFFDWQQDGESTFLTLRNLRVAIGDALPVAVAALGMTVIIAAGGIDLSAGTMLALCAVVLAAALKAGCSAGTAALLAVACGAACGALNGVLIASLGVVPFVVTLGTLGAFEGAAKIVADETTVRPGRDAIPDWLGRLTSIQGDSLVLGLPPGAWVLLVLALAVAAVLRLTVFGRHLYAVGSNEKTARLCGVSVGWTKVAVYALGGLLTGAAGVMQFAQLNAGNPTSGLGMELKIIAAVVIGGGSLAGGRGGAFGTLTGVAIVSAIESGGFQLGWSNPVQQIALGAIIVAAVAADRARARSGG